ATCAGGTTTATTAAAAAACTATAGTTCTGATAGTTCTGCATCCGCACTTAAATTTTTGCAGAAAGGTTTTTTCCGATTTGAAGATGTTTCATTGAAGATTAAACGATTGCCACTTGATTTGCAGGAGGTAAACGGTACCGCCCTATGGAGCCAAACCATCCGGCTTGATAGTGTTTCGATGAAAATGAACAATTCGGAAATGAAAATTTCAGGTGAACTTGAGAATCTTGTAAATTATATTCTACAAAACGGAATTCTTAAAGCTGATCTTGATATTACAGTGAATAAAATTGACATTACCAAATATTTAAGAAACACATCCTCATCTTCAGGAAAACAAGGGAACAGGAAATTCGCTTTATTTCCTGACCGCATATGGCTCAGGTCAGATATTCATTCCGGGTTGTTTGTAGCGGGGAAATTTGAAGCTAAGTCGGTTAATGTAAGCCTGCTGGCAAGGAAGGATTCGATTTACATGAACAAGATCGGGTTTCGCTTTCCTGATGGTTTAATAACCGGGTCGGCACTGATATCGTATGACCGCAGGCACAGGTATACAGTTATATGCGATGCTCAACCCGATAAAATAAACATTCAGGAATTATTTTATGAGTTCGATAATTTTACTCAAAGCTTTATCCTGGATAAAAACCTTCGCGGGCAGCTGGAAGGCTCATTAAGTTGCTTTGTGCAATGGGATTCGACTTTAAATCTTATCCCCTCGTCAATATCCGCACGTGGCAATTTCAAAATTTCAAACGGAGAACTGGTGCAGTTTGAGCCAATGCTTAAGCTCTCAAAGTACATTGACGTGCAGGAATTAAAGCATATTCGTTTCAAAACCCTCGAGAATACAATCACAATCAATAACCGGATTGTTGAAATACCTGAAATGGATATACATTCATCGGCATTTAACATTAGTGTCGAAGGAACCCATAACTTTGATAACGCATTTGAATACCACCTGCGGGTTTTGCTTTCTGAAGTCCTTTTCAATAAAGCGCGAAACAAGAAGAAAGAAATAGATGATTTTCTTATCGAGGATAATCCCCAGGAGCGAACTACGATTCCTCTCATCGTAGCCGGTACGCCGGACGATTTTGAAGTAAACCTGGACAGGAAAAAAGTTTTTGGTTTGGGTAATAAAAATCGTAACGATAGGAAAGCGAATATTAAGCCGCCTTCTGAGAATGTAAAAGTTGAATGGGAGGAACCTGTAAAGGAAACCAACCAGGAAAAGAAACCAACTAAAAGCAATTCATCAGATGTTGTAATTGAATGGGATGAATAACAATACACTATAAGTTGAACTTATTTAAAAATAAACAGTACTGGCAAATTCTGCTCTTTATAGCGGCAGTTGTAATTGGTATATCATCACTTCTTTACACAAACCAGCTTGTCACTAAAATGGCAAGGCAGGAGCATTTAAAAGCTGCTATGCTAGCCAACGCATACACTCAGATTGTAAATGCAGAGCCATCCGATCAGAATCTTGACTTTTTTGCCGGTGTTATACAGGACAATGAGACCATCCCTGTAATTGTTACGGATTCCGCACAGAACTTGATATTTTCGCGAAATCTGGATACTTCAAGACTCAGGAATCCCACATATGTAAAGAAAATGCTGGGAGAAATGAAAGAAAATTCAGAACCCATATCCATTACGCTTGTTCCGGATAAACAATACCTGTATTACAATGAATCGCTCCTGTTGACCCGGCTCAAGTATTACCCGTATATCCAACTGGGCATCATCCTGTTATTCATATTTGTCGCATATCTTGCTTTAAGAACGTCCCGTAAATTTGAAGAAAATAAGGTTTGGGTGGGTCTTACCCGGGAGACTGCTCACCAGCTTGGTACGCCTATATCTTCTTTGCTTGCCTGGATGGAAATGATGAAAATAAGGAATAGCGATGAAGAAATGCTTAAGGAACTTGAGAAAGATGTAAGCCGTCTTGAAAAGATAACCGAGCGCTTTTCAAAAATAGGATCAAAGCCTGTAATGTCTCAGCAGGATATCCGACTGGTGATCCAAAATGCAGTCAATTACATTAAATCGAGGTCATCTGATAAAATTCATTTTTCAATTGACCTGCCTACGGCGCCTCTTGATGCTCCGCTCAATGCCGCCCTTTTTGAATGGGTAATAGAAAACTTATGCAAGAATGCGATTGATGCTCTGCAGGGCAAAGGACATATCAAAATTTCGGCTTCTAATTTAAATCAATGGGTTCAGATTGATGTAAGTGATACGGGCAAAGGAATGCCAAAATCAATGTTTAAGAGTGTTTTTGAACCCGGATTTACAACTAAAAAGAAAGGATGGGGTCTGGGCCTGTCACTTGTTAAGAGAATCATTGAGGAATATCATGAGGGCAGGATCTTTGTTTACCAATCGGAAATTAACAAGGGAACCGTTTTCCGCATACTCCTTAAAAAGCCATGAAACGATTCTCATTCGCTAAACACGAAAGACTTGTTCTTTTAAATGAAATAGACTCTCTTTTTAAAGAAGGGAAGAGTTACAGTTGTTCCCCGTTGAGAATTCTCTACAGGCCTAATACAACAGGTAAAATCCAGGTTATTGTAACTATATCCCGTAAAAGATTTAAAAGAGCTGTCGACCGAAACAGTATAAAAAGGAAAATAAGGGAAGCTTACCGCCTGAATAAAGAATTGTTAAAGCCAATCCCTTCATATAATTCTTTAAATATTGCCTTTATTTATACAGGCGACAATAAAAATGCAGAGTATGCCGAGATTGAAAATTCACTCGTTACCCTGATGAAACGTCTTCTTGACCAGTTTTCAGAACCGGTTCATATTAACACTGAAAAGAAATTCTGAGAATAACATATCTTCCTTTGGTTTATAGCCCATCCGTATCCCGGCAGAAACCGGGAATAAAATCCGTAGGGCATGAAAATCAAGAAGGAGATCGGTTCCGTATGAATTAAAATTTCCGGTATACCCTTTGCTGATCGAACGAATGTCCTTTCCGTAGGAAATATCATAAAAAAGATTAGCCCTAATCCTTTTAATATAGATTAACGGACCCAGCGCCAGGTCGGGATAAACAAGAGGAAAACTATAATTAGCTTTCAACGAGGTAAACAAACGGGAAACATATTCCGGATATCCCCTGGGATATGCAATACGGACAAGAGGAATAAAATAGGTCTCCGGATTTTGCTTTTCAATTCCGTATCGGAGAATTACGCTGTGGTTGCGGAATAGTCCCGGAAGATAGGTTGTGCCCTCAGCACCCAACATATTACCGTATAGTCTGTAATCACCAACGCCTTGTGAATACACAAAAGAAAAGGTCTGACCCAGGGCAGGATAAATTTGACGGGCCGGCATTCTTTTTAAAATACCCGAACTAACGCTGAAATGTAAGAGGTTCAGTCCTCTCTTAAGATCATTCTTAAAACTATAATAAGTTGAAGAATGCTCTAATTCAACTGATGGTTGAATATAACAATTATAACTTCCTGTATTAAAATATAAAGGAAGGTAAGCCTCTAACGTATACCTATTAGAAAGAGGAGCATTTCGCGGCAATTCACCTGTGTTAACTCCAAAAGTTTGTTGCGGCCCTCCGAAAATTGCAGAGGCTCTGATTACAGGATACCAACCCCTGAATTCTATTTCAGGCCGGAAATAGGAGTAGCCTTTATAGTAATGGTAACTAATAGTTGAGGTAAAAGTACTTAACAGATTTTGATTAAATAACATAAATCCCGGAAACATATTAATATCGGCTGAATTATTACGGATCTCATCCAGATTAACATAAAAGGGGAGCCAGGAATGTACATTAATCAAATGACCGGCTTTGGAGAAATTCGTGACAGAATAGGATCTGTGGGGAATACTGTCATGTATGATCACTGTTTTCGTTTCAAAACCGCTTACCTTTTCCCAACTGTTGGGCTCAGCTTTTATCCGGCAAATATCAAAGCCTTTTATGCCGTAATTTGAAAAATAAATTGCTCCTCCAGATACTGTCGGATACATAGCTCCATACTGGCTGCGGGTTATTCGGTAAAATTCGCCTGTTGTTTTATTTACGGCATAGATATCATTCCTGCCGGAAACATCAGCACTGAATACAACATAGTTTCCCAGTGGAGCCGGATCAGCCAGATCGGCTGAAGTTTCATGGATCAGCACTTCAATGGCTGATGTTTCAGGATTAACGGCTAAGAGGCTTTTTCCATGGGCCGAAACAGTAAGGAAAATGATTTCATCTTCCTTGCCCCATGAAGGACTTATGATCTCCTGGTTATTTACTGATATCCGGTTGATTACATTACCGGTAATGGAATTCACGATTGTAAGATAGTTATCTCCCTTCACATCATTTTCGGAAACAGCTATCTTATCATGACCAGGTGAAAAAGAAGGGGCGAAATACCTGGATTTACGGGTCAGTGTTTTTACTTTTCCTGTTTTCAGGTTAAGTGTGCGGATAATGGAATAACTGCGTTGCGACCACCGGGGATCCACATGCACTTCGTCCCACACAATGAAATCCTTTTTGTAGTCAAATCGTTCGCCCTGACGATAACCGGTAGTTAACAGTTTTTCTTCATAACCATTTGAGTCCAGTATTACAAAACTACCTGTTTCATTTAAACTCTTTCTGTAAGTAATAAGCTTTATATCATTAAAGGATTGGGCATAAGAATATGAAGTATAGACAGAACTTTTGCGATTATTGACAGGCTTATACAGTTTATACTGATCACTTGATTTTTGATCGTAATAAGTCTGGTCGAGCCATTTCATGGCCCCACGGTACATTCCTGAATTGAAAACGCCGTACTTTGCTTTCATCCGGATGGCAAACGGCCAAATTATGTAAGGATGCCTGGCGGTAAAATTGATGGCATCTGACCAGATTGTATCGAACCGGTTTCTGCCGTATTTCACTATTTCGTATCCGAAATGATAATGATCGGGAACATAATCCCTGTAAGAACCGAAAAGAGATTTATCATATGAATACATTTTTCGCCGGGTATCG
Above is a window of Bacteroidales bacterium DNA encoding:
- a CDS encoding HAMP domain-containing sensor histidine kinase gives rise to the protein MNLFKNKQYWQILLFIAAVVIGISSLLYTNQLVTKMARQEHLKAAMLANAYTQIVNAEPSDQNLDFFAGVIQDNETIPVIVTDSAQNLIFSRNLDTSRLRNPTYVKKMLGEMKENSEPISITLVPDKQYLYYNESLLLTRLKYYPYIQLGIILLFIFVAYLALRTSRKFEENKVWVGLTRETAHQLGTPISSLLAWMEMMKIRNSDEEMLKELEKDVSRLEKITERFSKIGSKPVMSQQDIRLVIQNAVNYIKSRSSDKIHFSIDLPTAPLDAPLNAALFEWVIENLCKNAIDALQGKGHIKISASNLNQWVQIDVSDTGKGMPKSMFKSVFEPGFTTKKKGWGLGLSLVKRIIEEYHEGRIFVYQSEINKGTVFRILLKKP
- a CDS encoding AsmA-like C-terminal region-containing protein; this translates as SGLLKNYSSDSSASALKFLQKGFFRFEDVSLKIKRLPLDLQEVNGTALWSQTIRLDSVSMKMNNSEMKISGELENLVNYILQNGILKADLDITVNKIDITKYLRNTSSSSGKQGNRKFALFPDRIWLRSDIHSGLFVAGKFEAKSVNVSLLARKDSIYMNKIGFRFPDGLITGSALISYDRRHRYTVICDAQPDKINIQELFYEFDNFTQSFILDKNLRGQLEGSLSCFVQWDSTLNLIPSSISARGNFKISNGELVQFEPMLKLSKYIDVQELKHIRFKTLENTITINNRIVEIPEMDIHSSAFNISVEGTHNFDNAFEYHLRVLLSEVLFNKARNKKKEIDDFLIEDNPQERTTIPLIVAGTPDDFEVNLDRKKVFGLGNKNRNDRKANIKPPSENVKVEWEEPVKETNQEKKPTKSNSSDVVIEWDE
- the rnpA gene encoding ribonuclease P protein component; its protein translation is MKRFSFAKHERLVLLNEIDSLFKEGKSYSCSPLRILYRPNTTGKIQVIVTISRKRFKRAVDRNSIKRKIREAYRLNKELLKPIPSYNSLNIAFIYTGDNKNAEYAEIENSLVTLMKRLLDQFSEPVHINTEKKF